In Vicinamibacteria bacterium, a single window of DNA contains:
- a CDS encoding molybdopterin cofactor-binding domain-containing protein: MPKAEMGQGVMTGLPMLLAEELDVEWADVRVEQAPTDPNIYRHGTGSSSSTRTSWLPLRQAAAAARGLLLQAAAGRWMEDPLRCRTEAGSVIGPASQRARYADLVEAAALLPVPDLTKVPLKEPSKFQILGKPIPRVDVPSKVDGSAEFGIDVRLPGMLRAVVARCPAFGGRVKRFDAAKAKAVAGVRHVVEIPSVVRDVFSCGGVAVVADNTWAALQGRQALVLEWDEGEGESSQGLSKQFELLLAKPGAVVRNDGDAAVALAGAAHRVEATYELPFEAHATMEPMNATVHVRRGGTEAWVPTQDSAFTREILARVLGQPLEAVIVHTTLLGGGFGRRAATDFVVEAAQISRLVGAPVQVVWTREDDIQHDFYRPASMHHLRASLDARGRPTAWFHRMASTSIAAFLDPPETAKPAESEIGGAVDLPYAIPSIRMEYSPAPSQVPVSWWRSVENSVNAFVTECFLDELAGAAEIDPLTFRLQLLAEPRQVRQPPDSPAILETTRLRAVLERAALRAGWGTPVTPGHGRGLACHFSYRTYVAQVAEVSVAHGAVRVHRVHLVVDCGRVVNPDVVKAQMEGGVVFGLSAALKGAITIANGRIQQSNFHDFEVLRLPEAPEIDVEILASDGPPTGVGEPGVPPIAPAVANAVFAATGKRVRRLPIRL; encoded by the coding sequence GCCGCCGCTGCCGCCCGCGGCCTCCTGCTGCAGGCAGCGGCAGGGCGTTGGATGGAGGATCCCCTGCGCTGCCGGACAGAAGCGGGAAGCGTTATCGGACCGGCGTCGCAGCGCGCCCGCTACGCGGACCTCGTCGAGGCCGCGGCCCTCCTGCCCGTGCCCGATCTCACGAAGGTCCCGCTCAAGGAGCCGTCGAAGTTCCAGATCCTTGGCAAGCCGATCCCACGGGTGGACGTGCCATCGAAGGTGGACGGCAGCGCAGAATTCGGCATCGACGTCCGCCTCCCGGGCATGCTGCGGGCGGTGGTGGCTCGCTGCCCGGCCTTTGGCGGACGCGTGAAGCGGTTCGATGCGGCGAAAGCGAAGGCCGTGGCCGGCGTCCGGCATGTTGTCGAGATCCCTTCTGTGGTTCGAGACGTCTTCTCCTGCGGCGGTGTGGCCGTCGTGGCCGACAACACCTGGGCCGCGCTCCAGGGGCGACAAGCGCTCGTCTTGGAGTGGGACGAAGGCGAGGGCGAGAGCAGCCAGGGTCTCTCCAAACAGTTCGAGCTGCTCCTGGCCAAGCCCGGCGCCGTCGTGCGCAACGACGGAGATGCGGCAGTAGCTCTGGCCGGGGCAGCGCACCGCGTGGAGGCCACATACGAGCTGCCCTTCGAGGCCCACGCGACTATGGAGCCCATGAATGCAACCGTCCATGTACGGAGGGGCGGCACCGAGGCCTGGGTCCCGACCCAGGACTCCGCCTTCACCCGGGAGATCCTGGCTCGCGTCCTCGGGCAGCCCTTGGAAGCCGTGATCGTGCACACGACCCTCCTCGGGGGCGGATTCGGCCGGCGTGCGGCCACCGACTTCGTGGTCGAAGCAGCACAGATCTCGCGGCTAGTCGGCGCCCCCGTGCAGGTGGTATGGACTCGGGAAGACGACATCCAGCACGACTTCTACCGGCCGGCCTCGATGCACCATCTCAGAGCCTCCCTCGACGCGAGAGGGCGTCCAACTGCCTGGTTCCACCGGATGGCGTCGACTTCGATCGCCGCCTTCCTAGACCCGCCCGAGACCGCCAAGCCAGCGGAAAGCGAGATCGGCGGAGCCGTCGATCTGCCCTACGCCATACCGTCGATACGGATGGAGTACTCCCCTGCCCCCAGTCAGGTGCCCGTCTCCTGGTGGCGCTCGGTCGAGAACTCCGTCAACGCTTTCGTGACCGAGTGTTTCCTGGACGAGCTGGCCGGGGCGGCCGAAATCGATCCCCTGACCTTCCGTCTGCAGCTCCTCGCCGAACCGCGCCAGGTACGCCAGCCGCCGGACTCCCCCGCGATCCTGGAGACGACCCGTTTACGTGCCGTGCTCGAGCGAGCGGCGTTGCGAGCCGGCTGGGGAACCCCGGTCACACCCGGCCATGGCCGCGGGCTGGCCTGCCATTTTTCCTACCGCACTTACGTGGCCCAGGTCGCCGAGGTTTCGGTCGCACACGGCGCCGTCCGCGTCCACCGCGTGCACCTCGTCGTCGACTGCGGGCGGGTGGTCAACCCCGACGTCGTCAAGGCCCAGATGGAGGGCGGCGTCGTCTTCGGGCTCTCAGCCGCGCTCAAGGGAGCGATCACGATCGCCAACGGCCGTATCCAGCAGAGCAACTTCCATGACTTCGAGGTGCTCCGGTTGCCAGAGGCGCCCGAGATCGACGTGGAGATCCTGGCTAGCGACGGGCCGCCGACTGGGGTCGGGGAGCCGGGCGTCCCGCCCATCGCGCCAGCGGTGGCCAACGCAGTGTTCGCCGCGACGGGCAAGCGTGTGCGTCGCCTGCCCATCCGGCTGTAA